From a single Anomaloglossus baeobatrachus isolate aAnoBae1 chromosome 4, aAnoBae1.hap1, whole genome shotgun sequence genomic region:
- the LOC142302994 gene encoding olfactory receptor 5G9-like, producing the protein MSVGNLTRIDDGLNAELYLSIPQDELLCTLNPSRKISYSAMHCKIDKGTSRTHHTNLTDAIQFVLLGFQVSLQLRVSLFCLLLVVFWFTICGHLLIITLVSTCKNLHTPMYFFISQLSIKLFECLLLTVMSYDRYVAICNPLRYTTIMTSGYYLRLVVTSWLASFSMTIIYTLTASRLKFCGPNIIDHFFCDLLPLQDISCSDPFPINLLMRLVSIPFVIIPSMIIVLSYGNIARAVLKIQSDISRQKAFSTCSSHLTVVSIFYLTLFSVYIFPTKGQPDINKISSILYTVFTPLVNPIIYSFRNKDIIKAAQQTVLKYL; encoded by the exons ATGAGTGTTGGAAATTTGACCAGGATcgatgatggtctcaatgctgagctatatttgAGTATcccacaagatgagttactttgtacgctCAA CCcatccaggaagattagctacagtgccatgcacTGTAAAatcgacaaaggaacatcaagaactCAT CATACAAATCTTACTGATGCCATACAGTTTGTACTTTTGGGTTTTCAAGTCAGCTTACAACTAAGAGTATCACTCTTCTGTCTGCTTCTTGTAGTATTTTGGTTCACGATATGTGGGCATCTTCTGATCATCACCCTGGTGTCCACCTGCAAGAACCTCCACACTCCGATGTACTTCTTCATCTCACAACTGTCCATCA AATTATTTGAATGTCTTCTTCTCACAGTGATGTCCTATGACAGATATGTGGCCATCTGTAACCCCCTTCGTTACACCACTATTATGACCAGTGGATATTACTTGCGATTAGTAGTCACTTCTTGGTTGGCCAGTTTTTCTATGACAATTATCTATACATTGACAGCATCAAGGCTAAAGTTCTGTGGACCAAATATCATTGACCATTTCTTCTGTGATCTTCTGCCACTGCAGGATATTTCCTGTTCTGATCCATTTCCTATAAACCTATTAATGCGTTTAGTAAGCATTCCTTTTGTGATAATTCCCAGCATGATAATTGTTCTTTCTTATGGTAACATTGCCCGTGCGGTCTTAAAGATTCAGTCTGATATCAGTAGacagaaagccttctccacctgcagctcccacctcactGTGGTCTCCATATTTTACCTGACTCTGTTCAGTGTTTATATTTTTCCAACTAAAGGACAACCAGATATTAATAAAATCTCATCAATTCTTTACACTGTATTTACTCCACTGGTTAACCCCATAATCTATAGTTTTAGAAATAAAGATATTATTAAAGCTGCACAACAAACTGTTCTGAAATATCTCTAA
- the LOC142302995 gene encoding olfactory receptor 11L1-like — protein MYNQTMVTDFHLLGFQASGGLRLFLFCLFLMVYCLIICGNVLIITLVFISKNLQTPMYFFISQLSVGDILLTMVLVPGMLYILLNNGGTITFINCIAQLYFFCSSEAFEGFLLAVMSYDRYVAICNPLRYATIMTSGYSVVLTVFCWLFGLSFNLIYTITTSKLNFCGPNIIDHLFCDLVPLLELACSDTFIVHLEIYVVGIPNLLVPITTIVMSYSYIVQTVVRIRSSTGRQKAFSTCSSHLTVVSIFYGTIFSVYVVPTKQSVTINKILSLLYTVFTPLVNPIIYSLRNKDIKKAIQQSFIF, from the coding sequence ATGTACAACCAGACGATGGTTACAGATTTCCACCTCTTAGGATTTCAAGCCAGTGGAGGTTTAAGACTTTTCTTATTTTGTTTGTTCCTTATGGTTTATTGCCTTATCATATGTGGAAATGTCCTCATTATCACCCTGGTGTTTATCAGCAAAAACCTGCAAACTCCAATGTACTTCTTCATCTCACAACTGTCTGTCGGTGACATTTTATTGACTATGGTCCTAGTCCCCGGTATGCTCTACATTCTGCTGAATAATGGGGGGACCATTACTTTCATCAATTGCATTGCCCAATTGTATTTCTTCTGTTCCTCAGAAGCATTTGAAGGTTTTCTCCTCGCTGTGATGTCTTATGACCGGTATGTGGCCATCTGTAATCCCCTCCGTTACGCAACCATCATGACCAGCGGATATTCTGTGGTGTTGACTGTTTTCTGCTGGTTGTTTGGATTGTCATTTAATTTGATCTACACAATAACAACATCAAAACTAAACTTTTGTGGTCCAAATATCATTGATCATTTATTCTGTGACCTTGTTCCTCTTCTAGAACTTGCCTGTTCAGATACTTTTATTGTCCATTTGGAGATCTATGTCGTAGGCATTCCAAATTTATTAGTCCCAATCACAACCATTGTAATGTCTTATTCTTATATTGTCCAAACAGTTGTAAGGATCCGATCTAGTACTGGCAGacagaaagccttctccacctgcagctcccacctcactGTGGTCTCCATATTCTATGGCACCATATTCAGTGTTTACGTTGTCCCAACAAAACAATCAGTGACCATCAACAAAATCCTATCCCTTCTTTATACTGTGTTTACTCCATTGGTGAATCCCATTATTTACAGTCTGAGAAATAAAGACATTAAAAAAGCCATACAGCAATCATTTATCTTTTAG